A genome region from Alistipes dispar includes the following:
- a CDS encoding 3-phosphoglycerate dehydrogenase yields the protein MKILVATEKPFAKKAVEGIREIVEEAGGELVLLEKYTDKAQLLEAVAEADALIVRSDKVTAEVIAAARRLRIVVRAGAGYDNVDLAAASERGIVVMNTPGQNSNAVAELAVALMIFMSRNRFTPGTGSEIQGKTLGIHAYGNVGRLVGRKGKALGMNVVAYDPFLSDPAVFEADGVRRVGSVEELYKTADFLSLHIPATAETKGSIGYDLLMSMPKGATLVNTARKEVIDEEGLMRALTEREDLKYVTDIAAGNQAALDEAFGKRVFATPKKMGAETAEANLNAGLAAARQIVDFFRTGNTRFQVNK from the coding sequence ATGAAAATATTGGTAGCTACGGAGAAGCCTTTCGCGAAGAAGGCCGTGGAGGGAATCCGGGAAATCGTCGAAGAGGCCGGCGGCGAGCTGGTATTGCTCGAGAAATACACCGACAAAGCGCAGTTGCTCGAGGCCGTTGCGGAGGCCGATGCGCTGATCGTCCGCAGCGACAAGGTGACCGCCGAGGTGATCGCCGCGGCGCGGCGTCTCCGGATCGTCGTGCGTGCCGGCGCGGGATACGACAACGTGGACCTTGCGGCTGCTTCGGAGCGGGGAATCGTGGTGATGAACACCCCGGGACAGAACTCGAACGCCGTGGCCGAACTGGCCGTGGCGCTGATGATCTTCATGTCGCGCAACCGCTTCACGCCCGGCACGGGCTCGGAGATTCAGGGCAAGACGCTCGGAATCCACGCCTACGGCAATGTGGGGCGTCTGGTGGGCCGTAAGGGCAAGGCGCTGGGGATGAATGTCGTTGCCTACGACCCGTTCCTCTCCGATCCGGCGGTCTTCGAGGCCGACGGCGTGCGGCGCGTCGGTTCCGTGGAGGAACTTTACAAAACCGCCGATTTCCTTTCGCTGCACATTCCCGCGACGGCCGAGACCAAGGGCTCGATCGGCTACGACCTGCTGATGTCGATGCCCAAGGGGGCGACGCTGGTGAACACGGCGCGTAAGGAGGTGATCGACGAGGAGGGGCTGATGCGCGCGCTGACCGAGCGCGAGGACCTGAAGTACGTCACCGACATCGCCGCGGGCAATCAGGCCGCGTTGGACGAGGCGTTCGGCAAGCGCGTCTTCGCCACGCCCAAGAAGATGGGCGCCGAGACGGCCGAGGCCAACCTCAATGCCGGTCTGGCCGCCGCACGGCAGATCGTGGATTTCTTCAGAACGGGCAACACCCGTTTCCAGGTAAACAAATAA
- the serC gene encoding 3-phosphoserine/phosphohydroxythreonine transaminase: MKKHNFNAGPSILADEVIENAAKAVLDFNGSGLSVLSISHRSKEFDAVMEEADRLFRELLAIPDNYRIVYLGGGASTLFYEVAANFLGRKAGYVNTGVWSKKAIKEAKRYGEVEVVASSEDRNFTYIPKGFAVPADLDYLHITSNNTIYGTEYHEDISSPVPLIADMSSDILSRPVDVSKYAMIYGGAQKNLAPAGVAFAIIREDMLDRIVRDLPTMVSFRTHVENNSMFNTPPVFPIYVLMETLRWLKSIGGVGEIFRRNREKAALLYDEIDRNPLFRGTVEKEDRSLMNICFVMADGYEELAPEFMEAAKARGIVGIKGHRLVGGFRASCYNALPAESVRVLVECMQEFAAKHAK; encoded by the coding sequence ATGAAAAAGCACAATTTCAATGCAGGACCTTCGATCCTGGCGGACGAGGTGATCGAAAATGCGGCCAAGGCCGTGCTCGACTTCAACGGATCGGGACTCTCCGTGCTTTCTATCTCGCATCGCTCGAAGGAGTTCGATGCCGTGATGGAGGAGGCCGACCGGCTCTTCCGCGAATTGCTGGCCATTCCCGACAACTACCGGATCGTCTATCTGGGGGGCGGCGCCAGCACCCTCTTCTACGAGGTGGCGGCCAACTTCCTCGGCCGGAAGGCGGGTTACGTGAATACGGGCGTATGGTCCAAGAAAGCCATCAAGGAGGCCAAACGCTACGGCGAGGTCGAGGTGGTGGCTTCGTCCGAGGACCGCAACTTCACCTACATTCCGAAGGGTTTCGCCGTTCCCGCGGATCTGGACTACCTGCACATTACGTCGAACAACACGATCTACGGTACGGAGTACCACGAGGACATCTCCTCGCCCGTGCCCCTTATCGCCGACATGTCGTCCGACATCCTGTCGCGTCCGGTGGACGTCTCGAAGTACGCCATGATCTACGGCGGCGCCCAGAAGAACCTGGCCCCGGCGGGCGTGGCTTTCGCCATCATCCGCGAGGACATGCTCGACCGCATCGTCCGCGACCTGCCGACGATGGTGTCGTTCAGGACCCACGTGGAGAACAACTCGATGTTCAACACGCCGCCCGTCTTCCCTATCTACGTACTCATGGAGACGCTGCGCTGGCTCAAGTCGATCGGCGGCGTCGGGGAAATCTTCCGCCGCAACCGCGAGAAGGCCGCGCTGCTCTACGACGAGATCGACCGCAACCCGCTCTTCCGCGGCACGGTGGAGAAGGAGGACCGTTCGCTGATGAACATTTGCTTCGTCATGGCGGACGGTTACGAGGAGCTGGCCCCCGAGTTCATGGAGGCTGCCAAGGCCCGCGGCATCGTCGGCATCAAGGGGCACCGGCTGGTGGGCGGCTTCCGTGCGTCGTGCTACAACGCGCTGCCGGCCGAGAGCGTCCGCGTACTGGTGGAGTGCATGCAGGAGTTCGCCGCGAAACACGCGAAATAA